The stretch of DNA TATGTGTGCAACTAAATACTGTATACTTGGTAATTGGTTCTTACTGGGTCTGCGAAACTGAAGTCAAGGTTCTCCATACCAAAATAGAGTAgcttcttctcctccaaagagtgACTGATGTACTTGGTAATCTCCTGTGAAAAAATTAAGTTGAATTTGTATGAGGATACTGGATAGTGATTCCTTACCTAGTTTTATGGATTAAGagggaacatttttatttgaccaAAAATGCCACAGGGATCCTCTCACTGGAGTTTTTACGATTATTTATTCCCATTTCAAGGTAAAGAGAGTTATGGCTTAAGAGATAAAATATCAATTAACTTGGGTCATTATCACCAGAGTGGCGATTTTATGATAAAGTGCTTTGAGTGGTACCTGCGCAGGCTGTATGCCTCGTGACTCTGTGTCTCCCCCTAGTGTCTCAGAGTAGAGCTGCAAGTTGTCTAAAGAGTCCTTGTCAGAGGGGTAAAACAGGAGAAGAGATCGCAGAGTCTGCACTGCTCCACTAATGTCACCAGCTGTCGGGAAGCAGAAATACACAATAAGAAGTAGCGATTAAAACATTGTATTGTTATTGTGCACTAAAGAATCATCATGTTGAGCTTTAAATCCTGACCATTAAACTGTGCAATGTGcagatgctccagctgtgtGGGCAGGTAGTCCTCTTGGGCAGAAATCCTTCCAGGTCGCGTGGCTACCTGAGTCACACAGGACTGCCGACATGAGagcagggaaagagaaagagctacatgggaagaaaaaacaaaacaaaaaacaagtgctgtattttttctttctgcctgtgCCAAAGCAAACATTTAGGCTGCAGTCTGTTTTCTGCTTACCTGCAGCCTTCTCAAACACGCCATCGACACTATCCACTCCTCTGTCGACGGGCAGCCGTTGAGGGGCCACCTCACAGTGCACCCTGCACTCTTCCATCTGCCGTAATGTTTCATTCACACATGCCTTCCATTTTTCTACTGCTTGCACCCAATCAGAGGAGGCCTCATGCTGGACTGCAGCATCATACAAGACCTGTTTTGAATGATTTGAGAAAATTAAAGTTCCACGACAAGCTTTATGAGAAGATAAAATGAAAGACTTCTGTTTAGTTAATTAAAAGATGTATGGAGGTTGTTTTTTGAGATAAGTGGCTCCTGTTGCATGAACCATTTAAGattattttaatcaaagctAATCGTGGTGCAACATGTGTTTCCacagacgaaaaaaaaaaaaaaaaaacttgttcaGAGCTCAGAAAATAAAGTTGGGGGAAACAGAAAGATTCTGCTTCTTAGGCCATAGATGTCTCTTCCTAGTTACATCTTCGAAATGTTTTTCGAATATGTTCAGATCAGGAAACCACGccggcatagtggttagcactcttgccccacaacaggaaggttgTGAATTTGGGGccgttctgtgtggagtttgcatattctctcCATgtctgcgtggatttcctcccaccatgcaAAGACACGCATGTCTCGGTCGATTGGTCAATCTAAATTAACCGTAGATCTGAGGGTGGtcggttgttcgtctctgtatgttggccctgcgatgaactggcgacctgtccagtgtgtaccaATGCaagcagggattggctccaccacctCCCGCaaaaaatggataagcagtagaagatgaatgaatgctcaGATCAGAGCTAGAGATTGAACAGCTGTTCTCATTCACTGGGCCTAAACAGAGAAGACTACTTTCTAATCATTAGtcttttcaacacaaaaaaatatgagcCACTGAATTAGGGTAAATAAAATCCTAGACACAAAGAAAGTgataaattaaaatggaaaatttaaatattaaactatgGAATGCATTTCCTGTTGAAATCCATCAAGTGCTGCTCCTCACCCAGTGCTTCTCATTCTCAATTTCTCTGTCCTGGAAGGCCTCCTCGGTCACGCCTTCCATCCTCCTGTACTTCTCAATGTTGTTCCTCATCTCTAGGTGACTGGGATTGGCCACAAAGTAGGTATGAGCTGCTGACGCTGCCTTCTGCAGCTTTTCCAACTGATGTGGAAGAACGGAAAACTAAGAATGAAGTTTCTCTAAGAGAGGAGCATTTCTATAAAAGACAATTGTGACCTCAATCACATCTAATCACATCACATCTAAATCAGGTTTAGAGAATCACGGTACCGACATTAAACCTCTGGCCTCTAATTGCAACATTGAAATACGCACATCTACCAGCAGTGATAAGAAAGCACCAATTACTAGGTTGCCACAGGCTATAAAGACTGTGTGACTACTTACCTTGAAATATGTGACCTGCAGGAAGTTGTAAGGGTTGCGAGTGCTGAATTCATATTCTATATCTGAAGAAACAGGGAGCTGCCCTGTAAGAGTGACGGAGCGTCCAACACAGAACTGCAAACACTCAGCTCTCTGCTGCACCCAATCCAAGACCCTGAGGTCCCACAGGCGCCCCTCCTCAGAGTCTaataatacagaaaacacaaataaaatcagatggATGCATCTGTGTGAAATGACAAGGCAATTGAGAGATACAATACTGTGTGGACTTTTCTGCCTGTTTACCTCCTTCATAGGGGGAAAaagcagaaggaaaagaaaaatacactctGCTGGCCACTGAGGACTACAAACATGTATCAGGCATACTGTGAGGAGGGGTGACAAATGATCACGACCCCAGTGAAAGAGGTCAGCAGGCAGTGAGGGACCACAGGCATGACGAAGTGCTGACACTTTATCTTATTGCTGACTGTATCATCCAGATGTAGATTTGATTCATTTCACTGACTAATAATTGACAATTAACCAAGACCACAGTATGAAGTGCCTATACAGGAGCGCACACACGTTATAGTTGCCACTTTATTTCTTACCCAGCTTGGAGACCGCctctctgcctgctgcctcACACTCATCGTGACACTGCCTGCGGACTCTGTGCAGGGACTCTTTGGTCACGATGGACTTCTCCAGCAGCTCGGCAGCTTTGGCCCACTGCTCGCTGAAGTAAGCTCGGACTCCGCTGTAATACAGGAAATCATACGGCTGCAGCTGAGCGCCGCCGCCTGAAGTGAGTGCGGCGAGAGATCCGGGAATAACCAAATGAAACGCCACGTATACAGCGAAGTGGACGGGGAGCCGCGCCATCATCCGAGGAGGCGAAGCTAGGAGGCTAGGAGGCGAGGAGCAGGGGAGGAGGGACTACTGAAGTATttggggagggaaggaggctAATCCAGAAAGTTTCCTCGGAGTCCGTTCCGCTTCGCTGCCGCCCTCTCGATAACATCCCCGGGTGCTCATTCGGTTGGCTTACATCGAGCtaatctgaatttatttttctctaactAACTAACGCTACAGGACTTTAAAGGGGTTTTGCTCATCCACTGACAGGTCGGTGCAGTTCCGGTCTGTGGCCGCGAGAGGCAGCCGTTAGTTCGGTTCAACTGACGTTACCGTAAATATACGGATAAAAAGGCTGGAACGGCCTCATTATCTGCACCATTGGTTATATAAAAAACAGTTTATCCAATGTACCATAAGGTgtaagtaaaacaataaaacaacacaacaaacgtTAGAACTAAACCTTGACTGTCTGTTTATTCCCAGAACCAGTATCTCAAATTACCCCTGTGAGAGTATtcttaaatattaaagaaagtCAGGGTGAATACCATCGAACAGCAGATTTTTATGCAATTTCCACACCAAGCTTTTCAAATCTAATGCGTAATTATCTATTGCGTAGTGAATTAAGTATTCATGTGCTGTCCTGAAATTTCCTGACACCAAACCATTTGTACTTCCTTACAAGTAAATCCTGCACTGATAAATTGGACTTACAGAAGTACAATAACCTGGAATTATTAAAATggctcaaaataaaaacacaaacatggctgACAGTCAGTCTAAATCAATTAAGCCtatgtgcaacaaaaaaaaaaaataatctcagtTGTACCCTGTAAAAGTAGCTCCATGTCGCTCACAAATAAAGTGGCTGGAAATATTCAACAAATTACACATACATCGTTGTAAATGTGCTGTCTTCATGTGAATAAACGAATCGCTAATCGATGAATTAATCGATTCCCCTCATGTGGGGTGTTCGATGACCTAGCTTTTATCAGGTACGGATACTCTATAGACTACGGTAGCGAGCCGCACTCAGATGGTCAGGCCTTCGCTCCACACCGGCCAGCGCCTCATGATTCATTCAGCCGAGCACCAACACCAGAGGACGGGCTAGACAACGGACACTCTTCCGAGCCGGGGAATCGAGAGGCTTGGGGTCCAAATAGAGGAACAAGTGTCCCACTAAAAGGCAGAACTAGCTCGTTCGTCATGGCGGATGTTGGTGAGGTTTTGATGTCGGTTTTGTCCACAATTCGGGTTCCGAAGCCCGGGGACCGCGTCCACAAAGACGAATGCGCCTTGTCATTTTCCTCGCCGGTGAGCCATCTTCCTTTACAAACCGTAACAACAGCTTATAAACAGTGTTGTTTaatttctccctccctctcgccacctcctgtttttttttttatctaatctAACGTTATGTCAGCACAGTCCTACTTAGGCGCACTGGCTTCCGAGATTTTCCGCTTTTAACTAACTAGCAAGCTAGCATCAAGCTAAGCTAATAATGCACTGTAATTGGAAATTAGCTGCCTTAGCTTGTTAGCCAGCTATCTTAGTGTAACGGGGTATGCTGTCAAACAAGCTAGCAAGCTGACTTAGTGGTCTTTGTAGTCACAACTGTTGCAAGGCTCGTCGTAATTCAGCCCATAATAATAACTCTGTCTTTACAGTTGCATTTCCCTTGCATTGAAGTAACATCAGGCAATGTTAGTTAAATTGTGAGCGTTAGCAGGCAGATTATGGAGCTAATTGGTTATAATATAGGAActgatgttttgcatttttacatttccttcggacccccccccccccaagtttTGTGTCACAATATAGCGTTTAGGACGGGCATCGTTTAACACTGTTTCCTCTGTACAGGAAAGTGAAGGAGGcctgtatgtgtgcatgaacAGTTTCCTGGGATTTGGCAGTCAGTATGTGGACAGGCACCATGCTCGGTCTGGCCAGAGGGCTTACCTGCACATCACCCGAACTCGTAAGGCCAAGGTGGGCTCTTATTTCTACTCTTTGATTTAATATCTTAAGAAAATGAAGTATTCCACATCCTCCATTAACATATTTGTCAGCTCACACTGATGTTGCATGCTATCACCACAGAAGGAAGATGACAATAACTCTGGATCTGGTCACCCGCCTAAGAAAAAGCCCACTAGACTTGCCATCGGTGAGTCCCAAAaggaacatttacacacacattttgattcTGATATTATATACAGTCGTCCCCTTTTGAGGATGACCCACATCTACCTCCAATCTTGATTCTGGTTTGTCCAGGGATTGAAGGTGGCTTTGATGTGGAGCAGGAACAGTATGAGGAGGATGTAAAGGTGGTCATTTTacctgacagacaggaagtgacatcagaAGATTTGACAACCATGCCTGATGTTGTGAAAGAGCGGGTGAGATATCCTGGTTGTTTTCTGGCTggataaatgttatttttctgttaagGTTCTTTCAGGGTTATCACCATGGGAGTAATGTACCTTGGATTTTGCATTTGATATTGGTGCCACTGAGCAAATTGGCAAATATAaaatttttagaaaataaaacagtaaatcaaatcaagtgaTGACTAAATACAGGGATAAACAGTAACAACGtataataaacattttcactttcaggGTGCAAATAGTTCAGAAGTTTTGTCATGACCTTTTTGACAGATCAAATTGGTTCATGTGTATTCATTTTCCATCACTTAAGGTGTCCCTCTCGATGGCGGGTATCATGGCAGCTGACTCAGTGTCTCACACCTTACAAGTTCAACAGTGGGATGGAGAGGTGCGACAGGAGTCGAAACATGCCGCTGACCTTAAACAGCTTGATAATGGAGTCAAGATCCCTCCCAGGTAAGAAATTAGGTTacaagtgaaaataaacaaaataaatgtactaTGCATTTTCTGATAAATCCAAAATTTTCCATCTGAGgagtgttgttttgtgtcattgCTCCTTATCTAATTTAGTTTAGACATTTCCAAAGCATTGCTGCTCTGATATTGTACTtcaaattattaaagaaaactGCACACTTTTTGAGGctacgattcgattcaaaataaatttttgattcaaaatgatttgattcataatgatttctgcttcaatctataggtgtgcaaaggatcttcatgatctactccagtctgctttgcaagcCAGAATggcaaatggagacattaaagtgtctttttcttttttcatatctttttcacatttatccatgcttagatggaattgttgcataaaagcaatatcacatattgcttaagttacaaaaataaaagtttctctTTATAAAAGGAAATAGTGCcgttaaacatgggttcccaaagtgcttaatcctcattttgcaaaccttgcacactgtgaagctgtGAAGTCTCCCCGggcagagactagagactagaccagagactggaccccactagagactagaccagaccagagactgcacccctgcagagagtagcACCTAGATGAGACACCGGACCtgccctccagagactagactgaGGGCTGGACCccggtccttttttttttttctttctttctttcttttccccccgCTTCCTCTCGGAATAAAAAGTAATATATTTGTCGGGAAAATTCTctgagggggtcactaataatgcacgcctCCCACCAGGGAAGCCAGTGTGCTAAGTTCTAAGTCcgtcactgagctcaacacaaagaggttgactatcatgtaattcaatggagatgtcagtaatcggtggatggggatagaagaaattttcaccaaagttgtgggacatatgtttcattgttttgtttttgcttaaatgtgttgaagcattaaagttttcagttataattGAAGAACTGTCTATACTTCATGACTTAAAATACTGTCACTGAGTTCAATTTGtgaatatgggaaaaatttaaacagaatttggggaaaaaataaaatggattttatcgggctctaggtaaaaaacaaaatgagtcaaaatctttgccttcaatgaCGACGGGGCTGCTTGAATCTCTTTCCCCATTATTGTAGtctcctccttgttttggtgcttaccgtGCATGTGTATGATATTTAAGATAAAGATATTTACTGAAAAGGGGGACAGCCCTAGTTTCTTTACATGCCGTTAAAAACCCAAGTCGAGTTGGTTTATTGTGAGGAGCATGTTCAGGCAGCAACACTTTAACACTTCTGCAATACTTTATTAATGCCATTGTGTCTCTTATGATACAAATCTAGGACTGATGTAGCTGATGTAGTTCAGTTTTGTTCTTAGAAGCCTGCAAGATCTTCAAAGCAGTGTTGCTGCAATGTTTTCTTACTTCATTTCAGTGGCTGGCGGTGTGAGGTTTGTGACCTCCAGGAGAATATTTGGATGAACCTGACGGACGGCAAAGTGCTGTGTGGTCGCAGATATTTTGATGGCTCTGGGGGCAACAACCATGCCCTTCTTCACTTCCAAGAGACAGGATATCCGCTTGCTGTCAAACTTGGAACCATCACTCCCGATGGAGCAGGTAAGCAGATGGCATGACCATATTTCTGTGGTGAACAtcattaatttaaattcaatCAAAAGTGCAATATGGCCAAATGCAATGGCCTGGTCTTAGAGCCAGCAAAAATGCCATCTCAACTGAGGTTGCAAATCGCAATCTCACTATTAGTAAATTCGgtaattcaattttattttttattttatacccctttttttatatcatgcaacaaaagtaaaatatcTAATATATAGATCATTTTGCGTGAAGCCTGGTGAATCTCCCGTCAGTAGATATAAATAACCTCCATGCTCAATGTCCATTTTTCTGAAACTTACTTCCTTATTGCTTTTGTTTGACATCACTGTTTTCTACATATACATTTAGATGTGTATTCCTATGATGAGGATGACATGGTATTGGATTCCAAGTTACCAGAGCACTTGGCTCACTTTGGCATTAACATGATGACCATGGAGAAGGCAAGTTGAagctgtttctctgctgttttgaaTCTGTGTTATCATTTAACACTATGAAGCTGCAACTTTCATACTACTGCTTTACTGTATTCAACATCTGATCAAGCTTTCTTAGATGGGATTAATGCTCAGACCTTTGGCTAAATTTATCAGACTCCATTTGTAAAGTAGAGATattggaccccccccccccccccccccccccccccctccgttGGCAGGCATCCAGACAGTTATTGCTGGCTCTGCCTAATACGGCAGACAATGATTACTTTTTATTACTAAGCGGTCAAAAATACAGCTGCGGTGTTAGAGAGCCaataaatttgaaaattaatatTGTTGAATTGGTTGacctttctttctgtttcccgtgattttttttttccttgcagcaCTCTGTCATTGTAGACCTAAAATGTATTGTTACACTTTTATTACTAATGGACTGATAATGCAGTCATCTCTCTCCTTGTGTTGTTGACTTTAACGGCATACTTGTCCCTACATTCCCCAGTTTCAGATGCTTTCCTCAAAACGTGTCTCTTTCTGACATCATGCTCCCGTTCATTGATTTTCCTCTTAAGCAGCATGCAGGCTTTTGTCAAGCCTGATCTCTTTACCACTCACTGTGTACTCAATTGCTATTTCATGTCTTGCTAATGTATTGCTGCATGCACTTAATGATACACTGACAGGGGGTAGAGGAAAAGTGCCATAATGTAGCGAAAGACAAAATGCAGCACCTACTGCAATGATGATGTGCTTTGTCGTTTCTTGTCATCTGTCTAATGTGCATTGCTAATTTTACCATCATGCTTAAAACGTGTGTGATGGCAGCAGCAACGATTTTCATTTGGATCATTCATTTCCTTATACCTTTGACCTCTCTGCTGTTAGACTGAGCGGACAATGACAGAGCTGGAGATTGCTGTGAACCAGCGTGTGGGGGAGTGGGAGGTCATTCAGGAGTCGGGGACCACCCTCCGTCCCCTGTTTGGCCCCGGCCTGACAGGCATGAAGAACCTGGGCAACAGCTGCTACCTCAACTCTGTCATGCAAGTGCTCTTCACAGTTCCAGACTTCCAGAGCAAGTCAGTACCCTGTTTTTTCCTCAATGCCTTCATCCACCAGGCCCCTTAATTTCATAATGTTGACCATGCCAGTTTGAGTAGTAAAGAATCATCGTCATtgcagcagtagaggtgaagTTGTTATTATTAGGCTACTTGATCATTTCTGAACTTTAAAGCTTTCCATCTAGCTTTAACATTAAAAAACTGTATGCCAAGAATAAGTGTCATACCCTTTTAATATTCCTTCCAGATATGTTTCTAACATCGACAAGATTATTGATGAAGCTCCTAGTGATCCCACCCAGGACTTCAAAACACAAGTGTGAGTGTCTGAACGTTATGCTTTGTTAGTTTTTAAGACAACctcttgttttaatgttaaatgaCCACCAACACCCCTTGGTGGTAAAACTGGAACATTTAATGTATGTTGGACAGTTATTGTTGCTCTCCATTATTGTGGTAAGGATGAAACTGTCATATTAACACTTGACCTAGAGTCATTATGTTTCAGGAGAAAGGAgagtttcttctctgtctcatcTTAACTGAAAGagcctttcatttcatttcattgtgaaaaCGAAAGTGAAACATTACACTCGGTGGCCTACTTTGCCCATGCAACCTGACCTGTTCTGCTCTTATTGAAAGTTAATGTACAATACTCAGGTGTATTGCAGTAAGTTGTATTTTAAGTaatattaaattttttcttaaaataaatctgttacAGGCACAAGGTATGCACATTGCCTCTGAatagtcttttctttttttgctagACAAAAACTTATTTATTGCCACCAGAGAGGAGAGCATCTACTGTGATGAGACATTCCCCAAATCCCAAAATACATCTAGGCCAACATCCAAATCCTCCTCCTGTGTGAGGCTGTGGTATATTGTTGGATGTGCAGTGAtgtcagctttgtttgtttaccaCAGAGCCAAGCTTGGATACGGTCTGTTGTCAGGAGAGTATTCCAAACCAGCACTAGACCCTGGAGATGAAAATGGTGCATCTGAACCCAGGGTGAGAGGAAGCAATCAGTCATGGTGGATTTATAAAGTCTTAGTTTTCACTGATATCCATGACACATTTGGGTTTTACCTAATTTTAGCTCTTGCCATTGACAAATCACACTGTTCCTGCTTTGTTTACAGGGAGACCAAACTGGCATAGCACCGCAAATGTTTAAAGCACTTGTAGGACGGGGCCACCCAGAGTTCTCCACCAATCGACAACAGGATGCTCAGGAGTTTTTATTGCACTTCATAAATATGGTGGAGGTAAAGAAActttctgcctttgtttcttttttggtccCCAGATTTCCtatcataaaataatttcttccCATTACCACAGAGAAACTGTCGCTCTGGGCCCAACCCTTCTGAAGCATTCAGGTTCCTGGTGGAGGAGAGGATTGTGTGTCAGCAATCACAGAAAGCCAAGTACACGCAGCGGGTAGATTACATAGTTCAGCTGCCTGTCCCCATGGACCAGGCCACCAATACAGGTGACGTCCCAGGATATATTTTCCATGTTTATCCACCCTGACCTTTACCCATCACGTTGGGTGTAGAGCACagggcagaaaaaaagactACTTTTTTTAATATCGCTAATATTTGGCCAGTAGAAGTAAATTTGTTGATCGCAATCGTTTGACCTGGCAGTAATCATTTTGCTTAGTTGTAGAAATGGTTTCCATTGATCTCTATAAAAACGACTGGATGAAACTAACAAATGTCATATTTCCGTTGCTATTTGCACGTTATTTTTCACAGTTGCAATATAGATATTGTGTCAGccagttaaaaatatataaaatgctGATATCTGAATATTTTGTATAAAAACGTATTTGTTAAAGACAGCTTAAATATTGCTCTTATTACAATTAAGATATTTACTGAGTGACGCAGTTTACAGATTGAAAAATGTACGTATTGATATATCATTATGGATTGAATGTAAACttaacttttgtatttttgctgaTATTAGCTGACTTATTTAGCTCCTTTAAGCTAAGATGGACCAATATGACTGCTTTTTGGCCATTTCGTAGTTTGAGCGATTTTGCTTAGTGGTGCCaggttttgctttgttttgttttggttttttttgtttgttttttttatagtttttccAACAATTTGCATTTCTGTAACAGAAGAGCTCCAGGAGGCAGAGCGCCGCCGTGAGGAGGGGGATTCATCAGCCCCTACAGTGCGCGCACAGATCCCCTTCACAGCTTGCATGGCTGCCCTCAGTGAACCAGAGATCCTCACAGACTTCTGGAGTTCTGCCGTGCAAGCCAAGACTACTGCTACCAAGTACGTGGCAAGACAGCGAATTAAATGACTGAACAAGATTAATTGGAACAAATTTTAAGATGTATTTGTTAATGTCAGCTCTTGTCTCATTTGGCAGAACAACTCGCTTTGCCTCTTTCCCCGACTACTTGGTTATCCAGATTAAGAAGTTTACCTTTGGCCTTGACTGGGTGCCCAAGAAATTGGGTGAGAAAAAATATAgttatatatttgtgtttcataGACAGATATTTTTGTATTGATGTACTTAAATTTTAAGACCATGGTAAAGTCTGCAGGGTTTCCTGAAATGCATGCATGTTATAAATATGTCATTTAGCAGTTATTATATACTGGAGCACTTACATGGTTCT from Echeneis naucrates chromosome 6, fEcheNa1.1, whole genome shotgun sequence encodes:
- the usp5 gene encoding ubiquitin carboxyl-terminal hydrolase 5 isoform X4 yields the protein MADVGEVLMSVLSTIRVPKPGDRVHKDECALSFSSPESEGGLYVCMNSFLGFGSQYVDRHHARSGQRAYLHITRTRKAKEDDNNSGSGHPPKKKPTRLAIGIEGGFDVEQEQYEEDVKVVILPDRQEVTSEDLTTMPDVVKERVSLSMAGIMAADSVSHTLQVQQWDGEVRQESKHAADLKQLDNGVKIPPSGWRCEVCDLQENIWMNLTDGKVLCGRRYFDGSGGNNHALLHFQETGYPLAVKLGTITPDGADVYSYDEDDMVLDSKLPEHLAHFGINMMTMEKTERTMTELEIAVNQRVGEWEVIQESGTTLRPLFGPGLTGMKNLGNSCYLNSVMQVLFTVPDFQSKYVSNIDKIIDEAPSDPTQDFKTQVAKLGYGLLSGEYSKPALDPGDENGASEPRGDQTGIAPQMFKALVGRGHPEFSTNRQQDAQEFLLHFINMVERNCRSGPNPSEAFRFLVEERIVCQQSQKAKYTQRVDYIVQLPVPMDQATNTEELQEAERRREEGDSSAPTVRAQIPFTACMAALSEPEILTDFWSSAVQAKTTATKTTRFASFPDYLVIQIKKFTFGLDWVPKKLDVSIDVPDTLDLSALCATGQQPGEELLPEVAPPPLMTPDVEVKAPVLDDSTVSQLCEMGFPLEACRKAVYYTGNTGIDAAMNWIMSHMDDPDFSAPLVLPGCSSGPGTTPTESLSEEHLATIVSMGFSRDQATKALRATSNVLDRAVDWIFSHLDDLESMDVSEGGRSAAESEGREPPPGPRVRDGPGKYELFAFISHMGTSTMCGHYVSHIKKDQQWVIFNDQKVCASEKPPKDLGYLYFYRRVAE
- the usp5 gene encoding ubiquitin carboxyl-terminal hydrolase 5 isoform X1 is translated as MADVGEVLMSVLSTIRVPKPGDRVHKDECALSFSSPESEGGLYVCMNSFLGFGSQYVDRHHARSGQRAYLHITRTRKAKKEDDNNSGSGHPPKKKPTRLAIGIEGGFDVEQEQYEEDVKVVILPDRQEVTSEDLTTMPDVVKERVSLSMAGIMAADSVSHTLQVQQWDGEVRQESKHAADLKQLDNGVKIPPSGWRCEVCDLQENIWMNLTDGKVLCGRRYFDGSGGNNHALLHFQETGYPLAVKLGTITPDGADVYSYDEDDMVLDSKLPEHLAHFGINMMTMEKTERTMTELEIAVNQRVGEWEVIQESGTTLRPLFGPGLTGMKNLGNSCYLNSVMQVLFTVPDFQSKYVSNIDKIIDEAPSDPTQDFKTQVAKLGYGLLSGEYSKPALDPGDENGASEPRGDQTGIAPQMFKALVGRGHPEFSTNRQQDAQEFLLHFINMVERNCRSGPNPSEAFRFLVEERIVCQQSQKAKYTQRVDYIVQLPVPMDQATNTEELQEAERRREEGDSSAPTVRAQIPFTACMAALSEPEILTDFWSSAVQAKTTATKTTRFASFPDYLVIQIKKFTFGLDWVPKKLDVSIDVPDTLDLSALCATGQQPGEELLPEVAPPPLMTPDVEVKGILGFHGNDEDDSLYSPLLSPVLDDSTVSQLCEMGFPLEACRKAVYYTGNTGIDAAMNWIMSHMDDPDFSAPLVLPGCSSGPGTTPTESLSEEHLATIVSMGFSRDQATKALRATSNVLDRAVDWIFSHLDDLESMDVSEGGRSAAESEGREPPPGPRVRDGPGKYELFAFISHMGTSTMCGHYVSHIKKDQQWVIFNDQKVCASEKPPKDLGYLYFYRRVAE
- the usp5 gene encoding ubiquitin carboxyl-terminal hydrolase 5 isoform X3 — its product is MADVGEVLMSVLSTIRVPKPGDRVHKDECALSFSSPESEGGLYVCMNSFLGFGSQYVDRHHARSGQRAYLHITRTRKAKKEDDNNSGSGHPPKKKPTRLAIGIEGGFDVEQEQYEEDVKVVILPDRQEVTSEDLTTMPDVVKERVSLSMAGIMAADSVSHTLQVQQWDGEVRQESKHAADLKQLDNGVKIPPSGWRCEVCDLQENIWMNLTDGKVLCGRRYFDGSGGNNHALLHFQETGYPLAVKLGTITPDGADVYSYDEDDMVLDSKLPEHLAHFGINMMTMEKTERTMTELEIAVNQRVGEWEVIQESGTTLRPLFGPGLTGMKNLGNSCYLNSVMQVLFTVPDFQSKYVSNIDKIIDEAPSDPTQDFKTQVAKLGYGLLSGEYSKPALDPGDENGASEPRGDQTGIAPQMFKALVGRGHPEFSTNRQQDAQEFLLHFINMVERNCRSGPNPSEAFRFLVEERIVCQQSQKAKYTQRVDYIVQLPVPMDQATNTEELQEAERRREEGDSSAPTVRAQIPFTACMAALSEPEILTDFWSSAVQAKTTATKTTRFASFPDYLVIQIKKFTFGLDWVPKKLDVSIDVPDTLDLSALCATGQQPGEELLPEVAPPPLMTPDVEVKAPVLDDSTVSQLCEMGFPLEACRKAVYYTGNTGIDAAMNWIMSHMDDPDFSAPLVLPGCSSGPGTTPTESLSEEHLATIVSMGFSRDQATKALRATSNVLDRAVDWIFSHLDDLESMDVSEGGRSAAESEGREPPPGPRVRDGPGKYELFAFISHMGTSTMCGHYVSHIKKDQQWVIFNDQKVCASEKPPKDLGYLYFYRRVAE
- the usp5 gene encoding ubiquitin carboxyl-terminal hydrolase 5 isoform X2, which translates into the protein MADVGEVLMSVLSTIRVPKPGDRVHKDECALSFSSPESEGGLYVCMNSFLGFGSQYVDRHHARSGQRAYLHITRTRKAKEDDNNSGSGHPPKKKPTRLAIGIEGGFDVEQEQYEEDVKVVILPDRQEVTSEDLTTMPDVVKERVSLSMAGIMAADSVSHTLQVQQWDGEVRQESKHAADLKQLDNGVKIPPSGWRCEVCDLQENIWMNLTDGKVLCGRRYFDGSGGNNHALLHFQETGYPLAVKLGTITPDGADVYSYDEDDMVLDSKLPEHLAHFGINMMTMEKTERTMTELEIAVNQRVGEWEVIQESGTTLRPLFGPGLTGMKNLGNSCYLNSVMQVLFTVPDFQSKYVSNIDKIIDEAPSDPTQDFKTQVAKLGYGLLSGEYSKPALDPGDENGASEPRGDQTGIAPQMFKALVGRGHPEFSTNRQQDAQEFLLHFINMVERNCRSGPNPSEAFRFLVEERIVCQQSQKAKYTQRVDYIVQLPVPMDQATNTEELQEAERRREEGDSSAPTVRAQIPFTACMAALSEPEILTDFWSSAVQAKTTATKTTRFASFPDYLVIQIKKFTFGLDWVPKKLDVSIDVPDTLDLSALCATGQQPGEELLPEVAPPPLMTPDVEVKGILGFHGNDEDDSLYSPLLCQSVSPVLDDSTVSQLCEMGFPLEACRKAVYYTGNTGIDAAMNWIMSHMDDPDFSAPLVLPGCSSGPGTTPTESLSEEHLATIVSMGFSRDQATKALRATSNVLDRAVDWIFSHLDDLESMDVSEGGRSAAESEGREPPPGPRVRDGPGKYELFAFISHMGTSTMCGHYVSHIKKDQQWVIFNDQKVCASEKPPKDLGYLYFYRRVAE